CCTTTATCTTTCGTTCCAAGCCGTCCATACACCTTTACAAGTACCTTCCAGATATTCTGATTTGTACAAAGATTTGATACCTGATAACGAAGAACGACGTATCTACGCTGGCATGACAACTTGTATGGATGAAGCCATTGGTAATGTGACGAGGACACTACAACAAACTGGATTATGGGAAAATACAGTACTTATATTCTCAACAGGTGATAATACTATCTTTATTGATTCATTTATGAACTACTCAAAACGACACCACACTTTGTCTTGATAAACGTTCTATACGGCGTTGCTCTGTTGCCACATTTATTCAGTGTTGTAGTGGAGTGACATGTGATGAGTTTACTTGAAACTGTACAAAACACCTTGTGGTTATCATACATAGGTCAGTGTGGTACTGAAGTGATGTGATGAGTTTACAGTatatattgtcaattttttaTGTGTTCAAGTTTGATGTTCTTGTAAGTTTAATTTACTTGTTGGAGAATAGAAGTGCTTTGAAAGAGTTGATATCGTTGGCAGCATGAACAGTTAGTGGTACTTATTTCCATTTATAGATCGATCTGGGATAAAGTGAATATTGTTACCTTTTCAAACACGAATGCATCAGTGTtctacaacccccccccccccccatactgcGAACACAACTTGTATTCTTAAATTCCAGTAACTAGGAAAGCTCACACAAATCAGAAAATTATATGATTGTGGAAAGAATTTTTCCCTAAGTGATCTTATGCTGTCATGGTGATCGGAACTTCGGATTGATGAGTACTGATGTAGTGATTTTGTCATCAAGTAAATTTCTTCTCCTGCGCATGCGTATCAGAAAAATACTGGACTTTAAAACCCATTGTATGCATTGTGGAGTTCAGCCATCTCCAGACTGATCATTATGCTGCTCGTCTGTGTAACAGAAATTACATGAGCGCCACCAACTATTGTTAGTCAAATATTCATGCATTTCGTTTTTGTTACAGATAATGGAGGTGTGACTTGGCTAGGTACAAATTGGCCACTACGGGGAGGGAAGGCATCTCTCTATGAAGGTGGTATACGTGCTGTCGGTTTTGTAAATAGTCCATTGCTAGGTGACCACGTACGTGGCACTGCTACCAAAGAATTGATACATATGAGTGATTGGTTTCCTACTTTAGTACGATTGGCTGGTGGAACTTTGATTGGTAATAAGAAGTTAGATGGATACAACCAATGGGAAACTATCAGGTAGAAAACATTacagtatattttatattaagcTAAGTATTTATTGGTAAAAGATAAGACActgtcgttgatggcgctgttTCTTCTCTAATGCACAGTTACTCAGTATTGGGACAGAACATTATTGCATATACATGCTGATGCTTAATTCTACATTGAACTCCAAGGAATACAGCAGGTTACTTTCAAGGTATAAGCGATGTCTCGACCGACATGGAAAGAAATCAAGTGACAGTGCATAGCCATCATAGGCAGTGACTCTATACATCGATACTATGTATGTTCATTATGGAATCACTAAGATTCATACACACATTCTCTTCTTTTCATTGagacatgtttcaaacaaatcacttgtcctgcTTGTCTTGCTGGATGACAATCAAGAATGTTAGTCGAGAAAGAAAAGTTTGcccattttaaaatgttggtcaaTTTCTCCTTTTTTCGAATTACAGCCAGGGAGCACCAACAGTGAGAAATGAGATCTTGTACAATATCGACCCACTCTATAGAATCCCCAGTCTGGCAAAAGTAGGACAGGACAAGTGGGCTAACAATccattcaatatttcaatgcgAGCTGCAATACGTGTTGGTGAATGGAAGCTGCTAACTGGGCGTGCAGGTAAACACAATACATTACACCGTTGGCATAATATAACGTACGCATATATTTTAGTACTCTGCAGATAATATAAAACAAGTACGTCTGCCATATTTTAGAGACCACTTTCCTACCAAAACAttatattaatgattttctCTCAAAAAATTTGCATGGATTTATTTTACTAATAGACCTCAGGGGGCTATTACAATAGGTTatgtccatctgtccatctgCCTGTCGGTGAGTCAGTCTGCAATATGTcattaaatttcaattcaaaccTGGCAAATAGGTGACAAATCATAGGGGACATATGCAAGTGattaaatttaacaacaaaatcaaattatGAAACCAAATTAGAGCaatattttagtaaatatttgCCATATGACAGCCTATTAAaggtccttttgaaatatagATTGGTTTtcatgaacaaagtaacagaggAGGTTAAGATTTTCCATTATGATAATACTTTTAATAACTATGAAACTAggtatttgtttattaataCAATGATATTGTTTTTCGTTGCAGGTAACAACAGTTGGCTAGCGCCCCCTGAGTCCAATATGAGATCAATTCACCCTGATCGAAGTACAATAGAACTCGTACAACTTTACAACATTGTCAACGATCCAACCGAAAATGAAAACCTTGCCAATGAAAGACCTGATATTGTGGAAGGCTTGTTAAAACGATTGCAATATTACTACAAAGACTCTGTCCCTCCTAACTATCCTGCGCAGGAAGTAGTGCAAGCTGACCCAAGATTGCATGGTGGGGTATGGTCGCCATGGAGATGACCTAATCCGAAAATAAATATGATGACGCTTTACTACCAGACACAAATTTGTAATTGTTGTGTTTAACTTTGCTGTATTGTACTCAATAAAATTTGTTGTCAAAGTAATGGCAATACATTACAACAAAACAGATCCAGTCAGTACTGTATATTGCAAAAGTAAAAATCTTTTAGTTATGCAAATGGCTTGTTAATATTCATGTTTCCCAAAACCTAACCAGTCTTGTCATTACCATAAGGAAGATGTGTGGTAAGTTTCATCAGAATTGATGAATTTGTTTTTGAGATATAATCTCCAAAGACATAcacatgtagacagacagacagacagacagacagacagacagacagacagacagacagacagacaggcaggcaggcaggcaggcaggcaggcaggcaggcaggcagacagacagacagacagacagacagacagacagacagacagacagacagacagacagacagacagacagacagacagacagacagacagacaaaagtatAATATAACCTTCAATTTTAGGGAGGTCGCGTGGTGCGGGGTTGGCATGAATGATTTTTCTGGGCCCCctaagcatacatacatgcagctAAAGATAAGATAAACCCTCACTTTTGTTCCAACCCTTTTTAAGGATTACGTCATATTGTGTTCTAGGAGTGTTCTTATTGGTGAGAAGTATATGTAACACATGGTCCTAGCGGAGAACCGCTACAATCCTGCATCTAGGTTAATACCTGCATGGCATGCCACTTGTATTGAACTCGTGGTCCAATGAATGGTGGCATTGTAAGT
The Glandiceps talaboti chromosome 23, keGlaTala1.1, whole genome shotgun sequence genome window above contains:
- the LOC144452698 gene encoding arylsulfatase I-like; translation: MTENNPVTLVTASTRPHIIFILADDLGWSDVGYHGSIIKTPNIDRLAAEGVKLENYYAAHQCTPSRSMLLSGRYTIHTGLQHATIMMMQPLCLPLDEVTLPQKLQQYGYSTHMVGKWHLGFYKKECLPNYRGFQSFLGFYQPLEDYFYHNVTTDEFRGWDFRRNDEVVAQKFIGQYSTHVFAEEAQRIIMSHEANENPLFLYLSFQAVHTPLQVPSRYSDLYKDLIPDNEERRIYAGMTTCMDEAIGNVTRTLQQTGLWENTVLIFSTDNGGVTWLGTNWPLRGGKASLYEGGIRAVGFVNSPLLGDHVRGTATKELIHMSDWFPTLVRLAGGTLIGNKKLDGYNQWETISQGAPTVRNEILYNIDPLYRIPSLAKVGQDKWANNPFNISMRAAIRVGEWKLLTGRAGNNSWLAPPESNMRSIHPDRSTIELVQLYNIVNDPTENENLANERPDIVEGLLKRLQYYYKDSVPPNYPAQEVVQADPRLHGGVWSPWR